From Zerene cesonia ecotype Mississippi unplaced genomic scaffold, Zerene_cesonia_1.1 Zces_u003, whole genome shotgun sequence, a single genomic window includes:
- the LOC119838546 gene encoding uncharacterized protein LOC119838546, whose product MAAMWFIILLATFLTTTGLPVTDLDADITEVTPNFEDIERDANVLTYTSNFKNMMAEYVKLQHNNLTVDDMETVKVTLEVFLQDFAKDLHDILISKKIEEKEVINDGIPDATFDEIKRGIKIELSDASDEIADQIVYKLRKNLFNTRKKLDRIICNC is encoded by the exons ATGGCCGCCATGT GGTTCATAATTCTGCTAGCAACATTCTTAACAACTACCGGCCTACCCGTAACTGATCTCGATGCAGACATAACAGAAGTGACGCCCAACTTTGAAGACATAGAAAGAGACGCAAATGTACTGACGTACACGTCAAATTTCAAGAATATGATGGCGGAATATGTGAAATTACAACACAACAACCTAACAGTAGACGATATGGAAACTGTGAAGGTCACACTGGAGGTGTTTTTGCAGGATTTCGCCAAAGATCTACACGACATATTGATAAGTAAGAAAATAGAAGAGAAAGAGGTCATCAACGACGGAATTCCGGATGCTACGTTCGATGAAATTAAACGCGGTATAAAAATCGAACTGTCCGATGCGAGTGATGAAATTGCTGATcagattgtttataaattgagaaagaatttatttaacacgcGCAAGAAGTTGGATCGCATTATATGTAACTGTTAA
- the LOC119838477 gene encoding uncharacterized protein KIAA0754-like has protein sequence MPTEKKQVVVVHKYKHKFLYDRQGMLRGGSQPNGQSPSTAGGSNPNGQSPSSPGGSQPNGQSPSSPGGSQPNGQSPSTAGGSNPNGQSPSLPGGSNPNGQSPSTPGGSNPNGQSPSSPDGSQPNGQSPSSPGGSQPNGHSPSSPGGSQPNGQSPSNPGGSNPNGQNPAGHSPNSPSSKPDLAPQKPYSVYKYDQYSSNNEANSQSQASQSGYLAEYNKDSSLDNHHQAQVVQTLTDNHQPPQAVQTLTDNHHQAQVVLSQTDNHH, from the exons ATGCCCACTGAGAAGAAACAGGTGGTGGTAGTGCacaaatacaaacacaaatttttatatgaccGTCAAGGCATGTTACGTG GTGGTTCTCAGCCAAACGGACAATCACCATCCACCGCAGGTGGTTCAAACCCTAACGGACAATCACCGTCAAGCCCAGGTGGTTCTCAACCAAACGGACAATCACCATCAAGCCCTGGTGGTTCTCAGCCAAACGGACAATCACCATCCACCGCAGGTGGTTCGAACCCTAACGGACAGTCACCATCTCTCCCAGGTGGTTCAAACCCTAACGGACAATCACCATCTACCCCAGGTGGATCAAATCCTAACGGTCAATCACCATCGAGCCCAGATGGTTCTCAGCCTAATGGACAATCACCTTCCAGCCCAGGTGGTTCTCAGCCTAACGGACACTCACCATCAAGCCCAGGTGGTTCTCAGCCTAACGGACAATCACCGTCAAACCCAGGTGGTTCAAACCCTAATGGACAAAACCCTGCAGGCCATAGTCCTAATTCACCTAGCTCTAAACCTGACTTAGCACCTCAAAAACCCTACTCCGTTTACAAATATGATCAATACAGTTCTAATAATGAAGCGAACAGCCAGTCTCAAGCAAGTCAAAGCGGATATCTGGCTGAATATAACAAAGACAGCAGTTTG GACAATCACCATCAAGCCCAGGTGGTTCAAACCCTCACGGACAATCACCAACCACCCCAGGCGGTTCAAACCCTAACGGACAATCACCATCAAGCCCAGGTGGTTCTCAGCCAAACGGACAATCACCATTAA